ATCCGGGGTCACTGAATCTGGAGATCCGGGCGGGAGAGAAGCTGCTCACCGTTTGGGGGCCGGGGGGTGACCGACAGTGGGGCGCGGTGCAGCTCGGTCCCTACGCCTGGCCCCGGGGTGAGGCCCTGAACCTCACCGTGCGCGGCGCGGCGGCTCCGCCGGAATCTACTCCCGCTCCGCTGCCGAACGGCCTGGTGCTGGACCGGGTCGAGCTGCTCTGGAACTCGGCCTTGCCGCTCCGACGGGGAGGGAGTTCCCCTTGAGCACTCCGCCCCTGAGCATCCCAACCTTGAGCATCCCAACCTTGAGCATTGTAGTGCCGACGGTGGGCGCCAGCCCTCTGCTGCTGCCCTGCCTGGAAGCGCTGCGTAGGGACGGTGGGGAGGCTCTGGAGATTCTGGTGGTGGATCAGGCGCCGGAGCCTCTGGCACTACCTTCGGAGCTGGCGGTGCGGCATCTGCGTCCGGGCTCCAACCTAGGCTTTACCGGCGGGGTCAACCACGGTTTGGAGGCCGCCGCCGGGGAGCTGGTGGGAACGGTCAACGACGATCTGGTGGTGCAGCCGGGCTGGTGCCGAGGACTGGCGCGGGCGCTGGAGCAGGATCCGGCCGCTGGCGCAGCCCAAGGGGTGGTGCTGCGGTGGGACGATGCCAAGCGGGTGGACGGCGCCGGTCTGGCGTTCAACCGTTGGGGGCAGGCGGTGCAGTTGGGGCACGGCCAGCGTCCGGAGGACGTGCTCTCCGGCGGAACGCCGCGGCGGATCTTCGGTGCCTCCGCCACCGCCGTACTCTTCCGGCGCCAGGCTCTGGAAGCGGTGGCCGGCGAGGACGGTGTCTTCGATCGCCGGTTAGGCTCTTACTACGAGGACGTCGACCTGGCCTGCCGCCTGCGCGCCGCGGGCTTTCACGCTCTCCTGGTGCCGGGAGCGTTGGCTCGCCACAAGGGCTCCGCCACCGGCGGTGCTGATCGCCTGGAGCTGGTCTACCGCAATCGCTATGCGGTGCTGGCGAGGGTCCTCGGACGCTCCTTCTGGCTGCACCTGCCGCGTTTCGTGCTGCGCGACGGTCTCGATTTGCTGCGCTTCGTTCTGCGCGGCCAGGAGGCGAAGGCCGGTGCGCTCCTGGTCGGGGTGGGGAGGGCGGTTCGCCTCGTGCCGGAATTCCTCCACCGGGGGCCGGCGCAGCTGCCCCCCGGCGAATTGCTGGGCCGCTGGCACGAGGGTCCATCCCAGGACGCGGCTTCGTGAGCGGCGGGGTGAGCATCGCCCTCACGGGGATCGTCGTCCATTGGCACAACGAGGAGCTGCTGGCTCGGCTCCGGGAGGCCTGGCCGGACGATCCGCGCTTCGAGCTGCTGATCGTCGACAACGGCTCCCGAGAGGGGTTGCCGGAAGGAAGGGGGCGGGTGGTGTCCGGCTCCGAGGGTGGAAGCCGCAATCGGGGCTTCGCTGGCGGCGTCAACCGCGGGTTGGAAGAGGCCCGGGGGGAGATCGTGCTGATTTTGAACCCCGACGCCGAGCCCGAGAAGGGCGCTTTGGAGGCGCTCCTCACGGGTTTCGAGCAGTTTCCCGACGCCGCCGGTCTGGCCCCCAAGCTGCTGGGAGACGATGGGCAAAGTCAGCACCGATGGCAGCTGCGGCCGCTACCCTCGCCGTGGACGCTGCTCCAGCAGGCACTCCTGCTCCCCGCCGGAGCCGGGCCGGCCACTGAGCCACCCGCCGGTGCTCAGGTCGAGCAACCCGCCGCCGCCGCCCTGGCCCTGCGGACCGACACGCTGCAGGCTCTGGGAGGCATGGACGAGGGTTTCTATCCGGCGTGGTTTGAGGATGTGGACCTGGCTCGGCGGCTGCGGGATCGGGGGGAGACGTTGCGCTACTGGCCGTCGGCGCGCTTCCGCCACGGGCTGGGGGCGTCGGTGCCCCGTTTGGGGTATGGTCCGTTCCTATGGGTCTACTACCGCAACCTGGTGCGCTATCTGCGGCTGCACTACGGCCGCAGCTGGGCGCTGGCGGCGGTGCCGGCGCTGCTGGCGGGGATGGCTCTGCGGATGCTGCTCCTTCCCCTTCGGCGCCCGCGGCGCAGCACCAGCAGGAGTCAGGCTGCCGCCGGTCTGGGAGCGGTGATGCTCGGGGCGGTGAGCGGCTGGCGCCGGCCCCGGCGTCTGGCCAGGGAATGCCGGCCTCCTCGAAGGTGATGGCCCGAGATCGCTCTCCTTCGCAGCCTCGCCCGGCACCGGCTCCCGCGCCGGTGGCGGTGTGCATCGTCACCTACGGTGCCGCTGCCGACCTGCCCGAGTGCGTCGCCAGCCTGCGGGCGCTGACGCCGCCGGTGGCGGAAATCACGGTGGTGGACTGCGCCAGCGCCGACGATTCGGTGGCGGTGTCCCGGGGATTGGCGGTCGACTTTCGTGGTGAAGAGGGCGCCGGAACCAGCTTCCGGGTGGTGGCACTGGAGGAGAATTTGGGCTTCGCCGGCGGCATGAATCGAGCACTGGCGGAGACCGCCGCCCCCTTCGTGCTCAGCCTCAACGCCGACGCGCGGCCGCGGCCGGGTTTTGTTCAGCGGCTGTTGGCGAGGCTCGAAACTCATCCCGATGCCGGCGCGGTCACCGGCCGCCTGCTGCGACCGGAACAACCGGGGGAGCCCCGGCGGCTGGACGCCTGCGGCATGCGCCTGATCCCCACCTGGCGACATCTGGATCGCGGTTCCGGGGAGGTGGATCGGGGGCAATTCGCCGAGCCCGAGAAGGTCTTTGGCGCCACCGGTGCCGCCACTCTCTATCGCCGCGCCGCCCTCGAAGACGCGGCGGTAGACGGCGAGGTCTTCGATGCCGCCTTCCACTCCTTTCGGGAAGACGCGGAGCTCAGCTTTCGGCTGCGGGAGCGCGGCTGGGAAATCCTCTACGAGCCCACGGCGGTGGCGGTGCACAAACGCTGGAACCTGCCCGAACGGCGTAGTGCCATGCCCGCCATGGTCAACTACCATTCGCTGAAGAACCGCTACCTTCTGCGCTGCTACCACCAGACCGGCCGCAACTTGCTTCTCACCCTACTGCCGACCCTGTTGCGGGACATCCTGGCCCTCGGCTATGTCCTGCTGCGGGAGCGCTCCTCCTTCGAGGCTTACCGCTGGCTGTGGCGCCATCGCCGCCGCATCGCCCAGCGCCGACGGCATATCCAGCGCCGCCGCAAGGTCGGATCTGCCTCCATCGATCGCTGGTTTCATACCTCCGGAGAGCCGCTATGACCTCCGCCTCCGGCGCCTCTTCAGCCAAGAGACCGGCGCAAGATTCCCCGCCGTTGCGGGTTGCACTGCTGGGGAGTCGCGGTATCCCCGGCCGCTACGGTGGCTACGAGACTTTGATGGAGGAGCTGGCGGTGCGATTGGTGGAAGCGGGACACGAGGTGACGGTGTATTGCCGCTCCCACTTCACCCCCAAGGGCCTGCGGGAGCATCGCGGGGCGAAGCTGGTGGTGTTGCCGACCCTGCGCACCAAGTACTTCGATACCCCGGTGCACACCTTGCTTTCTTGTCTCCATGCCATCTTCCGGCGGTTCGATGCGGTGCTCATCGTCAATTCCGCCAACGCTCTCTTCGTGCCCCTGCTGCGCTGGACCGGCACGCCGGTGGCGCTGCACGTGGACGGCATCGAGAAGCGGCGGGCCAAGTGGGGCTGGCCCGGGCGCATGGTCTATGCGGTCTCGGAGCGGCTGGCGACCTGGCTACCGACGGTCTTGGTCACCGACGCCGAGGTGATCCGCCAGCACTACCTCTCGCGCTATGGAGCCGAGTCGACGGTGATCACCTACGGGGTCGAACCGGATGTGCCGGAGGAGCCGGAGGTTTTGCCTCGCCTCGGTCTCGAGGACCAGCGCTATTTTCTCTATGTCAGCCGATTCGAGCCGGAGAACAATCCCCACCGGGTGGCCGAGGCCTACCGCTCGGTGACCGGTGAGCTGCCCTTGGCGATGGTGGGCGGAGCGCCCTACGCCCGCCGCTTCATCGATGGCTTCACCCGCGACGCCGATCCGCGGATTCTCTTCCCCGGCCCGATCTACGGGGCCGGCTATCGTGAGCTCCTAGGTCACGCCCGGGCCTACATCCACGCCACCGAAGTGGGGGGGACTCATCCGGCGCTGGTAGAGGCCATGGGCTACGGCTGCTGTCCGGTGGTCAACGACACGCCGGAGAACCGCGAAGTGGCGGGTCCGGAGGCGCTCTATTTCCGCGCCGCAGAGCCGGAAACTCTGGCTCGACACCTGTCGCGGCTGGCGGAGAATGCCGAGGAAGCGCGGGAGCGGGGCTTGCATGCTGCCAAACGGGCTCAGGAGTTGTATTCTTGGGGCGGCGTCTGCCGGCGCTACGAGTCGATGTTTCTCTCCATGTCGAACCGCGCTACCAAAAGCCGCGGCAACTGACGACCTTCCGCCGGCGGAATCCTTCCTGTGAGAGCAAGTCTGTGAGCCGATCTGGGAGCAAGGCTGAGGTGTGGATCGACTCCCACGAGGGCGGGGTTGGGGCGGTGTCAGGAAGCCCATTGCGCTCGAGAATGGACAGAAACAGGCTGGCTCACGTAAAATATGTCAACGAGCCATAAAGCGAAGAGTCCGGTGCATTTTCTGCGCTTCCTTCTGAGAAAGAGATCCCCCCGAACATGTTGAAAGCCCTCCGAAGATGTTGAAGGCCTCTCCGAAATGTTGAAGGAAAGAGCGCGCCTGATCGCGCTGACCATCTTCTCCGCCGACCTCCTCTTGGTCACCAGCGCCTTTTTCCTTGCCTATTGGCTGCGCAGCGCCGTACTGCCGCGGTGGGCGCCGGCGCTCTTCGAGAGCCGCCTCTATCCTCTAGAGGACTACCTTCCTTTCCTGCCCTTGGCCTTGCTCATCTGGGGGGTGCTGCTCCTCTCCTCCGGCCGCTACCGCTCCCACCGCACGGTGCCCATCCTCGAGGAGGCGCTGGCCATCATCCGCGTCTGCGTCTGGGGCCTGGTGATCTTCACCCTGGTGCTCTACGCCTCGCGGGTGGACGAGCTGCTCCTCGGCCAAGACGAGCTCAGCCGCACCTGGCTCAGCCTCTTCGGTGTCCTCGCCTGCCTGCTGCTGCTGGTCGAAAAGCTTTTCGTACGCGTCACCTCGCGCTACGTGCGCAGCAAGGGCTTCAACTACCGCACCGTGCTCCTCGTCGGCACCAACCAGACCGCCATCGACATTGCGGAATCCGTCGACGCTCACAGGTATTGGGGCTTCCGGGTGCTCGGCTTCGTAACCTACGGCGGCGAGGTCTCGCCGGTGCTGCCGGAGCATTACCCAG
This DNA window, taken from Acidobacteriota bacterium, encodes the following:
- a CDS encoding glycosyltransferase family 2 protein codes for the protein MSIVVPTVGASPLLLPCLEALRRDGGEALEILVVDQAPEPLALPSELAVRHLRPGSNLGFTGGVNHGLEAAAGELVGTVNDDLVVQPGWCRGLARALEQDPAAGAAQGVVLRWDDAKRVDGAGLAFNRWGQAVQLGHGQRPEDVLSGGTPRRIFGASATAVLFRRQALEAVAGEDGVFDRRLGSYYEDVDLACRLRAAGFHALLVPGALARHKGSATGGADRLELVYRNRYAVLARVLGRSFWLHLPRFVLRDGLDLLRFVLRGQEAKAGALLVGVGRAVRLVPEFLHRGPAQLPPGELLGRWHEGPSQDAAS
- a CDS encoding DUF1972 domain-containing protein, which encodes MTSASGASSAKRPAQDSPPLRVALLGSRGIPGRYGGYETLMEELAVRLVEAGHEVTVYCRSHFTPKGLREHRGAKLVVLPTLRTKYFDTPVHTLLSCLHAIFRRFDAVLIVNSANALFVPLLRWTGTPVALHVDGIEKRRAKWGWPGRMVYAVSERLATWLPTVLVTDAEVIRQHYLSRYGAESTVITYGVEPDVPEEPEVLPRLGLEDQRYFLYVSRFEPENNPHRVAEAYRSVTGELPLAMVGGAPYARRFIDGFTRDADPRILFPGPIYGAGYRELLGHARAYIHATEVGGTHPALVEAMGYGCCPVVNDTPENREVAGPEALYFRAAEPETLARHLSRLAENAEEARERGLHAAKRAQELYSWGGVCRRYESMFLSMSNRATKSRGN
- a CDS encoding glycosyltransferase family 2 protein, coding for MSGGVSIALTGIVVHWHNEELLARLREAWPDDPRFELLIVDNGSREGLPEGRGRVVSGSEGGSRNRGFAGGVNRGLEEARGEIVLILNPDAEPEKGALEALLTGFEQFPDAAGLAPKLLGDDGQSQHRWQLRPLPSPWTLLQQALLLPAGAGPATEPPAGAQVEQPAAAALALRTDTLQALGGMDEGFYPAWFEDVDLARRLRDRGETLRYWPSARFRHGLGASVPRLGYGPFLWVYYRNLVRYLRLHYGRSWALAAVPALLAGMALRMLLLPLRRPRRSTSRSQAAAGLGAVMLGAVSGWRRPRRLARECRPPRR
- a CDS encoding glycosyltransferase family 2 protein, producing the protein MARDRSPSQPRPAPAPAPVAVCIVTYGAAADLPECVASLRALTPPVAEITVVDCASADDSVAVSRGLAVDFRGEEGAGTSFRVVALEENLGFAGGMNRALAETAAPFVLSLNADARPRPGFVQRLLARLETHPDAGAVTGRLLRPEQPGEPRRLDACGMRLIPTWRHLDRGSGEVDRGQFAEPEKVFGATGAATLYRRAALEDAAVDGEVFDAAFHSFREDAELSFRLRERGWEILYEPTAVAVHKRWNLPERRSAMPAMVNYHSLKNRYLLRCYHQTGRNLLLTLLPTLLRDILALGYVLLRERSSFEAYRWLWRHRRRIAQRRRHIQRRRKVGSASIDRWFHTSGEPL